Proteins encoded by one window of Cucurbita pepo subsp. pepo cultivar mu-cu-16 chromosome LG14, ASM280686v2, whole genome shotgun sequence:
- the LOC111810878 gene encoding 2-C-methyl-D-erythritol 4-phosphate cytidylyltransferase, chloroplastic translates to MATVSNFPRLNCSFTFSSSSSKEFPSKQRTVPAKIRPSISHSSLDSAGVQFNFKRNEKFLKSVIKCSAAEVGDGPEFVKEKSVSVVLLAGGKGKRMGASMPKQYLPLLGQPIALYSLYTFSRMIEVKEIVVVCDPSYRDIFEDVKEKIDIQLKFTLPGKERQDSVYSGLQAIDMNAELVCIHDSARPLVLAGDIQKVFKDARLNGAAVLGVPVKATIKEANDDRYVQRTLDRKTLWEMQTPQVIEPELLRKGFELVNRNGLEVTDDVSIVEHLKHPVLITEGSYTNIKVTTPDDLLLAERILNLSS, encoded by the exons atggCAACTGTAAGCAATTTTCCTCGACTGAATTGCAGCttcacattttcttcttcttcttccaaggAATTCCCAAGCAAACAGCGGACAGTTCCGGCTAAAATCCGGCCATCGATTTCTCATTCCAGCCTCGATTCTGCAG GCGTTCAGTTTAATTTTAAGCGGAATGAGAAGTTTTTGAAATCGGTGATCAAATGCAGCGCTGCTGAAGTTGGGGAT GGGCCTGAATTTGTGAAAGAGAAAAGTGTTTCTGTTGTTTTGTTGGCTGGAGGCAAGGGAAAAAGGATGGGT GCAAGCATGCCAAAGCAGTATCTTCCACTTCTAGGTCAACCAATTGCGTTGTACag CTTGTACACTTTCTCACGTATGATCGAGGTTAAAGAAATCGTCGTGGTTTGCGATCCTTCTTATCGGGATATTTTTGAag ATGTCAAAGAGAAGATTGATATTCAACTCAAGTTCACACTTCCAGGAAAGGAGAGACAAGATTCCGTGTACAGTGGCCTTCAG GCAATTGATATGAACGCAGAGCTTGTGTGCATCCATGATTCTGCCAGACCTCTTGTATTAGCAGGAGATATTCAAAAG GTTTTCAAAGATGCTAGGCTGAATGGGGCTGCTGTGCTTGGGGTTCCTGTTAAAGCTACAATAAAAGAG GCGAATGATGATCGTTATGTCCAAAGAACCTTGGACAGGAAAACTCTTTGGGAAATGCAAACTCCGCAG GTTATTGAACCTGAGTTGCTTAGGAAAGGGTTTGAGCTTGTGAACAG GAACGGCTTGGAAGTAACAGACGACGTTTCCATTGTGGAGCACTTGAAACATCCCGTGCTCATAACTGAAGGGTCTTATACCAATATCAAG GTAACAACACCGGATGATTTATTACTTGCAGAGAGAATATTGAATTTGAGTTCGTGA